A genome region from Desulfurispora thermophila DSM 16022 includes the following:
- a CDS encoding acyl-CoA dehydrogenase family protein yields MNFHLSEELRLLRDTVRRLARQKIAPRAAEIDQTGTYPEDIYQAFKQTGLLGLCYPEQYGGAGLGTLGLCLAVEEVAKYCCASGLILLLTRLSTAAIAYGGSEAQKQEYIRGTCEGSRRGCFCLTEPAAGSDAAGIKTRAERSGDHYILNGSKCFISGAPVADFFLVAAKTDPAAGHRGMSVFVVDKGTPGLSIGKIEKKMGVKGVPVSEVVLEDCRVPAQNLVGRENDGFKLVMLTLNSVRPIVAARGLGLAQGALQYAVDYTRERQAFGRPIADFQGLRWMMADMAMEIEAARWLVYHAASIVDEGRAGKEVAPYFSMAKAYASEVAVRTAHNALQLLGGYGYMQDYPLERYYRDARQLMIVEGTSQVHREIISRAIVEGTLHWL; encoded by the coding sequence ATGAACTTTCACCTCTCGGAAGAACTGCGCCTGCTGCGCGACACCGTACGCCGCCTGGCCCGGCAAAAAATCGCCCCCCGGGCGGCGGAAATAGACCAAACCGGCACCTACCCGGAGGACATCTACCAGGCTTTCAAACAAACCGGGCTGCTGGGCCTGTGCTATCCGGAGCAGTACGGGGGCGCCGGACTGGGCACCCTGGGCCTGTGCCTGGCCGTGGAAGAGGTGGCCAAATACTGCTGCGCTTCGGGACTGATCCTGCTCCTGACCCGGCTGTCCACCGCAGCCATCGCCTACGGGGGCAGCGAAGCGCAGAAACAGGAATACATCCGGGGCACCTGCGAGGGCAGCCGCCGGGGCTGTTTTTGCCTGACCGAGCCGGCCGCGGGCTCGGACGCCGCCGGCATCAAGACGCGGGCCGAGCGCAGCGGCGACCACTACATCCTGAACGGCAGCAAGTGTTTCATTTCGGGCGCACCGGTGGCCGATTTCTTCCTGGTGGCCGCCAAAACCGACCCGGCCGCCGGACACAGGGGCATGAGCGTTTTTGTGGTGGACAAAGGCACCCCGGGCCTGTCCATCGGCAAAATAGAGAAGAAAATGGGCGTGAAGGGCGTACCGGTATCCGAAGTGGTGCTGGAGGACTGCCGGGTGCCGGCGCAAAACCTGGTGGGCCGGGAAAACGACGGCTTTAAACTGGTCATGCTCACCTTGAATTCTGTGCGGCCAATCGTGGCGGCGCGCGGGCTGGGCCTGGCCCAGGGCGCCCTGCAGTACGCCGTGGATTACACCCGCGAACGGCAGGCCTTCGGCCGGCCCATAGCCGACTTTCAGGGCCTGCGCTGGATGATGGCGGATATGGCCATGGAAATCGAAGCCGCCCGCTGGCTGGTTTACCACGCCGCCAGCATTGTGGATGAGGGGCGGGCCGGCAAAGAGGTGGCCCCCTACTTCTCCATGGCCAAGGCCTATGCCAGCGAAGTGGCGGTGCGCACCGCCCACAACGCCCTGCAGCTGCTGGGGGGCTACGGCTACATGCAGGACTACCCGCTGGAGCGTTACTACCGGGACGCCCGCCAGCTGATGATTGTGGAAGGCACCAGCCAGGTGCACAGGGAAATCATTTCCCGGGCGATTGTGGAAGGCACCCTGCACTGGCTTTAA